In one Crocinitomicaceae bacterium genomic region, the following are encoded:
- a CDS encoding SpoIIE family protein phosphatase, which translates to MNINAKLTLAFFVIAFSSITIIGFLSYYKGKKSLEEESFNRLTAVREMKAAQIEDYFAQIANQIVTFSEDHTIIEAMLDFRKGVSQLETDLNYTESDIQSMDFRLKKYYDSEFIPRLRRNIDKQAETDQFIPKKLSERILQDLYISGNENPVGDKHFLSDAGDSSAYSKAHHIYHPLIRSYLEKFGYYDIFLVDHETGQVVYSVYKEVDFGTSLIDGPYANTNLAEAFKQASQAENKDFVRLVDFESYHPSYNAPAAFIASPVFSDEGERLGVLIFQMPINRINDIMTNRHEWANVGLGASGETYIVSEDFTLRNQSRFFIEDRENYLKMIREIGTPESTVTKIENFESTIGLQEVKTEGTVAALSGKTDTRIFNDYRGVPVLSSYKPLNIPDVHWVIMSEIDRDEAFAHVYDLRKNMLVVFVGLLIAILFASVFISKKISKPIKTLTGKAQELAGGNLDVHIDVQGKDEIGVLSQSFSDMQHSIKDLVTELREINHNLEEKVVERTQEIQHQKEMVEEKNREILDSINYALRLQSAIIPPESKIREKFPDSFVLFKPKDIVSGDFYWMDARENNIILAVADCTGHGVPGAMVSVVGANSLNRCVKEFNLRTPASILNKLRELIIETFEMANHEVKDGMDISLIMIDTKNKKLQWAGAHNPLWMLKNNNYEMVEVKADKQPIGKFEFAKDFTNHELDYEPGDCFYLFSDGFADQFGGDKGKKLKASAMRELFVSLKNEPMHDQKIKIIDAFEAWKNMLEQVDDVCIMGVRL; encoded by the coding sequence ATGAACATTAATGCAAAGTTGACGCTTGCATTTTTTGTTATTGCATTTTCATCCATTACCATCATCGGGTTTTTGTCCTACTACAAGGGCAAAAAATCATTGGAAGAAGAATCATTCAATCGTCTCACGGCGGTGCGTGAAATGAAAGCAGCACAAATTGAAGATTACTTTGCGCAAATAGCAAACCAAATTGTTACCTTCTCTGAAGATCACACCATCATTGAAGCCATGCTTGATTTTAGAAAGGGAGTTTCACAACTTGAAACTGATCTGAACTACACTGAATCTGACATTCAAAGCATGGATTTCAGGTTGAAAAAATATTACGACTCTGAATTCATTCCGCGCCTTCGCAGAAATATTGATAAGCAAGCAGAGACAGATCAATTTATTCCCAAAAAATTATCAGAACGAATATTGCAAGACCTATACATTTCAGGCAATGAAAACCCGGTGGGCGACAAACATTTTTTGTCAGATGCCGGTGATAGCAGTGCCTATTCAAAAGCTCACCACATTTATCATCCATTGATCAGAAGCTATCTTGAAAAATTTGGGTATTATGATATTTTTTTGGTAGATCATGAAACGGGACAGGTTGTTTACTCAGTGTATAAAGAAGTTGATTTTGGAACCAGCCTGATTGACGGACCCTACGCGAATACAAATCTTGCTGAAGCCTTCAAACAAGCAAGTCAAGCTGAGAATAAAGATTTTGTGAGATTGGTAGATTTTGAATCCTATCATCCATCATACAATGCGCCTGCGGCATTTATTGCCTCACCGGTTTTCAGTGATGAGGGTGAACGATTAGGCGTTTTGATTTTTCAAATGCCAATCAATCGCATCAATGATATCATGACTAACCGACATGAATGGGCTAATGTTGGGCTTGGTGCCAGTGGTGAAACCTATATTGTGTCTGAAGATTTTACCTTGCGCAATCAATCCAGATTTTTTATTGAAGATCGTGAAAATTATCTCAAAATGATTCGCGAAATAGGCACACCCGAATCAACCGTAACAAAAATTGAAAATTTTGAAAGCACCATTGGTTTACAAGAAGTAAAAACGGAAGGAACTGTAGCTGCCTTGAGTGGTAAAACCGACACCCGTATTTTTAATGATTATCGTGGAGTACCTGTGCTGTCATCATACAAACCACTGAATATACCTGATGTGCATTGGGTAATCATGAGTGAAATTGACCGTGATGAAGCGTTTGCGCACGTATATGATTTGCGAAAAAACATGTTGGTGGTTTTTGTGGGTCTGCTCATTGCCATTCTTTTTGCATCCGTTTTTATCTCTAAAAAAATTAGTAAGCCAATTAAAACACTCACGGGTAAAGCGCAAGAACTTGCCGGCGGTAATTTAGATGTTCACATTGATGTACAAGGCAAAGATGAAATAGGCGTGCTTTCACAAAGCTTTAGTGATATGCAACATTCTATTAAAGATTTGGTAACTGAGCTACGAGAGATAAACCACAACCTGGAAGAAAAAGTTGTTGAACGCACACAGGAAATTCAGCACCAGAAAGAAATGGTAGAAGAAAAAAATCGGGAAATTTTAGACTCTATCAATTATGCACTTCGTTTGCAAAGCGCTATTATTCCACCAGAATCAAAAATCAGAGAAAAATTCCCGGACAGTTTTGTGCTTTTCAAACCAAAGGATATTGTTAGCGGAGATTTTTATTGGATGGATGCACGAGAAAACAATATCATTCTCGCTGTTGCAGACTGCACAGGACACGGGGTGCCCGGCGCCATGGTGAGTGTGGTTGGTGCTAATAGTTTAAACCGATGCGTGAAAGAATTTAATCTGCGTACTCCTGCATCTATTTTAAATAAACTGAGAGAATTAATTATTGAAACTTTTGAAATGGCCAATCATGAAGTGAAAGACGGAATGGATATTTCACTGATTATGATTGATACAAAAAATAAAAAACTGCAATGGGCCGGGGCGCACAATCCACTTTGGATGCTTAAAAATAACAACTATGAAATGGTGGAAGTAAAAGCCGACAAACAACCCATTGGTAAATTTGAATTTGCAAAAGATTTCACCAATCATGAACTGGATTATGAACCAGGAGACTGTTTCTATTTATTCAGTGATGGCTTTGCTGATCAATTTGGTGGTGACAAAGGAAAAAAATTAAAAGCCTCAGCCATGCGTGAATTATTTGTGTCGCTGAAAAATGAACCCATGCACGATCAAAAAATAAAAATAATAGACGCCTTTGAAGCTTGGAAAAATATGCTGGAGCAAGTTGATGACGTCTGCATTATGGGTGTCCGACTTTAA
- a CDS encoding BlaI/MecI/CopY family transcriptional regulator produces MQRLTPAEEQVMLRLWGLREATVQEIIHFYPVPKPAYNTTSTIVRILERKGFVKHRKKGKGHIYLPRISKDEYRDYMANWILENYFDCSSQEAVRYFQQAKSLDELL; encoded by the coding sequence ATGCAAAGATTAACACCTGCTGAAGAGCAAGTTATGCTGAGGTTGTGGGGACTGCGCGAAGCAACCGTTCAGGAGATCATCCATTTTTATCCGGTACCTAAACCGGCTTATAATACTACTTCAACCATTGTGCGAATTTTGGAAAGAAAGGGTTTTGTTAAACATCGCAAAAAAGGCAAAGGCCACATTTATTTACCGCGTATTTCAAAAGACGAATACCGAGATTATATGGCGAATTGGATTTTGGAAAATTATTTTGATTGCTCAAGTCAAGAGGCGGTGAGATATTTCCAACAAGCAAAAAGTTTGGATGAATTGTTGTAA
- a CDS encoding TonB family protein encodes MRFILAFLMFSALSSNAQEAENYFLYFDKEWKPCDSIQAVYKRQVYITPFDYVYSDYLVEKNSLIGTGSFLDSSLTIRTGKFESYHILESADNYSYLVATQGTYCNNMPCGIWSAYDLNGIAIISETYSDQGQLNGTSEWLSRGKSSYYTDSTKTYVNGLLHGPTSYYSFGHVRAIFHYNYGKLDSVVYYNDQDERINSDEPTDRPAIYEGGEQALQKTIRAEQQYPEEAKKQHISGTVKVCFVVNCYGEIEDIAVVESIHPLLDAEAIRIVSVLGYFYPALQNNCEISSTVCLEIKF; translated from the coding sequence ATGAGATTCATACTTGCATTTCTCATGTTTTCAGCGCTTAGCTCCAACGCCCAAGAAGCTGAAAACTATTTTCTATATTTTGATAAAGAATGGAAGCCCTGTGATTCCATTCAAGCCGTTTATAAGAGACAAGTATATATTACACCCTTTGATTATGTGTACTCAGATTATTTGGTTGAAAAAAATTCACTGATTGGCACAGGAAGTTTTTTGGATTCTTCCCTGACAATTCGCACCGGAAAATTTGAATCATATCACATCCTAGAGAGTGCTGATAATTACAGTTATCTCGTTGCTACGCAAGGGACCTATTGCAACAATATGCCCTGTGGCATTTGGTCAGCATACGACCTCAACGGCATTGCAATAATTAGTGAAACATATTCTGACCAAGGCCAATTAAACGGAACCAGTGAATGGTTGAGTCGTGGTAAAAGCAGTTATTATACTGACTCAACAAAAACTTACGTTAACGGATTGTTGCACGGCCCAACAAGCTATTACAGCTTTGGGCATGTGCGTGCAATATTTCATTACAATTACGGCAAACTTGACTCGGTAGTTTATTATAACGACCAAGACGAACGCATCAATTCTGATGAACCGACTGATCGTCCGGCAATATATGAAGGCGGGGAGCAAGCACTGCAAAAAACGATACGTGCAGAACAACAATATCCTGAGGAAGCAAAAAAACAACATATTTCAGGTACTGTGAAAGTATGTTTTGTTGTGAATTGTTATGGTGAAATTGAAGATATAGCAGTGGTTGAATCTATACATCCATTGTTGGATGCAGAGGCAATTCGAATTGTTTCAGTGTTGGGATATTTTTATCCAGCGCTGCAAAATAATTGCGAAATATCATCCACCGTGTGTCTAGAAATAAAATTTTAA
- the pepT gene encoding peptidase T, with amino-acid sequence MSKTANYVFTVADRFIEYVKIDTEADPKSTSFPSSMKQKDLAKLLVMQLQGMGIADAEMDEWGYVFATIPATTKKPNVPTLCFCAHMDTAPDCSGKNVKPIVHHKYTGEPLVLPDDTGQIITTEKHPYLKEKIGDDIITASGLTLLGADDKAGIAIIMDFAHFILKNPDIEHGKIRILFTPDEEVGRGVEHLDMKKLQADYGYTLDGGELGSIEDESFSADAVEITIHGVSAHPGYAKGKMKHAIKVASEFIDSLPKDSWSPETTQGREGFVHPTVFNGQLEKATLGFIIRDHETSKLKEYENRLKEMLDKVVAKYPGVSSEFVVKEQYRNMKEVICTVPFVTDYAVEAMQRVGIAPKPVIIRGGTDGSRLSFMGLPCPNLFTGEMGIHSRQEYVSIQDMEKAVKTMVELVGVWCEKSK; translated from the coding sequence ATGAGTAAAACAGCTAATTACGTTTTTACGGTTGCTGACCGTTTTATTGAATATGTGAAGATAGATACAGAAGCAGATCCAAAATCTACTTCATTCCCATCCAGCATGAAACAAAAAGATCTTGCTAAATTATTAGTGATGCAGTTGCAAGGTATGGGAATAGCAGATGCTGAAATGGATGAGTGGGGATATGTTTTTGCCACCATTCCGGCTACTACTAAAAAACCAAACGTACCCACCTTGTGTTTTTGTGCACACATGGACACTGCACCTGATTGTTCAGGTAAAAATGTAAAGCCTATTGTACATCACAAATATACCGGTGAGCCCCTTGTTTTGCCTGATGACACCGGCCAAATTATTACCACCGAAAAACATCCTTATCTTAAAGAAAAAATAGGCGATGATATTATCACTGCCAGTGGGTTAACCCTGCTTGGTGCAGATGATAAAGCCGGCATTGCTATTATCATGGATTTTGCGCATTTCATTCTTAAAAATCCGGATATTGAGCACGGAAAAATTCGCATACTTTTTACGCCAGATGAAGAAGTAGGACGAGGCGTTGAGCATTTGGATATGAAAAAACTTCAGGCAGATTACGGATATACCTTAGATGGCGGCGAATTAGGTTCAATTGAAGATGAAAGCTTCTCAGCAGATGCGGTAGAGATTACTATTCATGGCGTGTCGGCGCATCCCGGATATGCAAAAGGAAAAATGAAACACGCTATTAAAGTTGCATCAGAATTTATTGACTCTCTACCAAAAGATAGTTGGTCACCTGAAACCACCCAAGGGCGTGAAGGCTTTGTTCACCCAACGGTTTTCAACGGGCAACTTGAAAAAGCAACACTCGGCTTCATCATACGCGATCATGAAACCTCAAAATTAAAAGAGTACGAAAACCGATTAAAAGAAATGCTGGATAAAGTGGTTGCAAAATATCCGGGAGTGAGTTCAGAATTTGTGGTGAAAGAACAATATCGCAATATGAAAGAGGTGATATGCACTGTGCCATTTGTAACTGATTATGCCGTTGAAGCCATGCAACGTGTTGGCATTGCACCAAAGCCTGTTATCATACGCGGCGGAACAGATGGATCACGTTTATCATTCATGGGATTACCTTGTCCTAATTTATTCACGGGTGAAATGGGAATACATTCACGGCAAGAATACGTTAGCATACAAGACATGGAAAAAGCTGTGAAAACCATGGTGGAACTGGTTGGCGTCTGGTGTGAAAAAAGTAAATAA
- a CDS encoding SRPBCC domain-containing protein produces MDSIEVSCVLPVDAATVYRDWLSSKAHTLFTGSTAKVEPFVGGKHSAWEGYIYGETVELESGKRIVQTWSTSNFPDGAEPSRLEINLENVAEGCKVTLKHTNIPDGQGADYEQGWFAHYFTPMMDYYA; encoded by the coding sequence ATGGACTCAATAGAAGTATCCTGCGTGTTGCCCGTTGATGCGGCAACCGTATACCGCGACTGGTTATCAAGCAAAGCGCACACCCTATTTACCGGATCAACAGCAAAAGTTGAACCTTTTGTTGGCGGAAAACATTCTGCCTGGGAGGGCTACATCTACGGTGAAACAGTAGAGCTTGAATCAGGTAAAAGAATTGTTCAAACATGGAGCACTTCCAATTTTCCTGACGGAGCTGAACCTTCAAGACTTGAAATTAATTTAGAAAATGTTGCTGAAGGATGTAAGGTTACTTTGAAGCACACAAATATTCCTGACGGTCAAGGGGCAGATTATGAGCAGGGGTGGTTTGCACATTATTTTACGCCTATGATGGATTACTATGCTTAA
- a CDS encoding flavin reductase family protein, which produces MLSIDPKQIPVPEVHAWLLGAIGPRPIAFASTMDENGNPNLAPFSFFNVFSANPPILIFSPARAGRTNTTKDTYNNVKKIAEVVINIVNYDMVHQMSLASSPYQPGTDEFIKAGFTKLKSDTIKPFRVAESPVQFECIVKQVIELGTEGGAGNLIICEVTRIHVNESVLDSNGKIDQQKIDLVARMGGNWYCRADKNAMFEIEKPITTCGIGYDQLPQDILQSEIFSKNDLGQLAGIENLPDETTVNEYKLTELSEIFVSLENNQNELEIQLHKRAKNLLKENKLNEAWLTLLAFNN; this is translated from the coding sequence ATGTTAAGCATAGATCCTAAACAAATTCCGGTACCTGAAGTACACGCCTGGTTGCTTGGCGCCATAGGTCCGCGACCAATCGCTTTTGCTAGCACGATGGATGAAAATGGTAATCCAAATTTGGCACCGTTTAGTTTTTTTAATGTGTTTAGTGCTAATCCCCCGATACTCATTTTTTCTCCGGCGCGTGCCGGCAGAACGAACACCACCAAGGATACTTACAACAATGTGAAAAAAATTGCTGAGGTGGTAATCAATATTGTCAACTATGACATGGTGCATCAAATGTCTCTGGCTAGTTCACCGTATCAGCCCGGTACGGATGAATTTATCAAAGCGGGATTTACCAAACTGAAATCTGATACAATAAAACCCTTTCGGGTAGCTGAATCTCCGGTTCAATTTGAATGTATCGTGAAACAGGTGATTGAGTTGGGTACTGAAGGTGGCGCAGGTAATCTCATTATTTGTGAAGTGACACGCATACATGTGAATGAATCAGTATTAGACAGCAACGGAAAAATAGACCAACAAAAAATAGATCTTGTTGCCAGAATGGGGGGTAACTGGTACTGCCGTGCTGATAAAAATGCTATGTTTGAAATTGAAAAGCCAATCACTACGTGTGGTATTGGATATGACCAACTGCCGCAGGACATTCTTCAATCTGAAATTTTTTCCAAAAACGATTTGGGTCAACTAGCCGGAATAGAAAACCTGCCTGATGAAACAACAGTTAATGAATATAAATTGACAGAATTAAGCGAAATTTTCGTTTCTTTGGAAAACAACCAGAACGAACTGGAAATACAACTGCACAAACGCGCAAAAAATTTACTGAAAGAAAATAAGCTAAATGAGGCATGGTTGACTCTGTTGGCTTTTAATAATTAA
- a CDS encoding DUF3127 domain-containing protein: MYKLTGELKVINPVQQVSDSFKKREFVVVDASGQYAQYILLQAVQERCDLLDKFKPGDQVDVTFFLRGREWTNPKDGQVRYFNSLDAWKIEPAGSGSTTSTANSGTQTVTAKSAETFVAEGDDDLPF, from the coding sequence ATGTATAAATTAACAGGAGAACTAAAAGTAATCAACCCTGTACAACAGGTTTCTGATTCTTTTAAAAAGAGAGAATTTGTAGTAGTGGATGCATCAGGACAATATGCACAGTACATCTTATTACAAGCAGTACAAGAACGTTGTGATTTGCTTGATAAATTTAAACCGGGTGATCAGGTTGATGTAACTTTTTTTCTGCGTGGTCGTGAGTGGACTAATCCAAAAGATGGTCAAGTGAGATATTTCAACTCTTTAGACGCCTGGAAAATAGAGCCTGCCGGTTCTGGGTCTACAACATCTACAGCTAATTCGGGCACACAAACTGTTACAGCTAAATCTGCTGAAACATTTGTCGCTGAAGGAGATGACGATTTACCGTTCTAA
- a CDS encoding polyprenol monophosphomannose synthase, giving the protein MKALVIIPTYNEKENIEKMIRKVFSLPEKFELLVVDDGSPDGTAAIVKSLQAQYPNQLHIEERSGKLGLGTAYLHGFRWGLQRGYEYLFEMDADFSHNPDDLVRLLDACKSGAQLAIGSRYVKGGKVANWDRKRLLLSFFASFYVRMILWISIRDTTAGFKCYHRAVLEKINFDAVKFKGYAFQICMKYAAVKHGFKVVEVPITFIDREFGTSKMSGSIFKEAFWGVWKMRRLPL; this is encoded by the coding sequence ATGAAGGCACTCGTCATCATACCAACTTACAATGAAAAAGAGAACATTGAAAAAATGATTCGTAAAGTTTTTTCATTGCCTGAAAAGTTTGAATTACTTGTTGTTGACGATGGTTCACCTGATGGCACAGCAGCCATTGTAAAATCTTTACAAGCGCAATATCCAAATCAATTACACATTGAGGAACGTTCGGGAAAACTAGGTTTAGGCACCGCATATCTACACGGTTTTCGCTGGGGTTTGCAAAGAGGGTATGAGTATCTATTTGAAATGGATGCGGATTTTTCTCATAATCCCGATGATTTGGTAAGATTACTTGATGCGTGCAAAAGTGGTGCGCAATTGGCTATTGGTTCTCGCTATGTGAAAGGCGGTAAGGTTGCAAACTGGGATCGCAAGCGATTACTCCTCTCTTTCTTCGCATCATTTTACGTGCGCATGATTCTATGGATAAGCATTAGAGACACTACCGCCGGTTTCAAATGTTATCATCGCGCGGTGCTTGAAAAAATAAATTTTGATGCGGTAAAATTCAAGGGATATGCATTTCAGATTTGCATGAAATATGCCGCGGTAAAACATGGATTTAAAGTAGTAGAAGTTCCTATAACTTTCATTGATCGTGAATTTGGCACATCAAAAATGAGTGGAAGCATTTTTAAAGAAGCCTTTTGGGGTGTTTGGAAAATGCGCCGTCTGCCTTTGTAA
- a CDS encoding dihydroorotase: MAQYLLKNATIINEGKSTVADVLITGKRIEKIGSALTAPRATVFDLSGKYLIPGMIDDQVHFREPGLVHKATIFSESRACAAGGITSFMEMPNTKPAAVTQQLLEEKYLIASQSAHVNYSFFMGATNDNLDEVLKTNGELVCGIKVFMGSSTGNMLVDDEKTLNNLFSKCPLLIATHCEDEMTIRKNLEAAKQKYGEAIPVSMHPVIRSEEACYLSSSRAVELAKKHNTRLHVLHISTAKETELFVNNLPLEKKKITAEVCVHHLWFSDKDYAEKGNFIKWNPAIKTENDREGIWRAVLEDKVDILATDHAPHTLKEKSEQYLNAPSGGPLVQHALIALFEKVKEGKITAEKLVEKIAHAPAKCFNIVDRGFIREGYFADLVIINPAANTAVTKEHVLSKCGWSPFEGTTFSHQIESTFVNGALVYHHGNLIEHQAAERLRFNQN; this comes from the coding sequence ATGGCACAATACCTGCTCAAGAATGCTACCATCATCAATGAAGGAAAATCAACGGTAGCCGATGTTTTAATTACCGGAAAAAGAATTGAAAAAATTGGTTCCGCATTAACTGCACCACGCGCAACGGTTTTTGATTTAAGTGGTAAATACCTCATTCCAGGTATGATTGATGATCAGGTGCATTTCAGAGAACCCGGCTTGGTTCACAAAGCAACTATATTCTCTGAATCACGCGCTTGTGCTGCCGGTGGCATAACCAGTTTTATGGAAATGCCAAACACAAAACCGGCGGCTGTTACACAACAATTGCTTGAAGAAAAATATCTGATTGCATCACAAAGTGCGCATGTAAATTATTCTTTTTTCATGGGCGCAACCAATGATAATTTGGATGAAGTACTCAAAACTAATGGTGAACTGGTTTGTGGTATAAAAGTTTTTATGGGATCATCAACAGGTAACATGCTAGTAGATGATGAAAAAACACTTAATAACCTGTTCTCAAAATGTCCTTTGCTTATTGCAACCCATTGTGAAGATGAAATGACTATCAGAAAAAATTTAGAGGCTGCTAAACAAAAATATGGTGAGGCTATTCCGGTTTCAATGCATCCGGTGATACGAAGTGAAGAAGCTTGTTATTTATCGTCATCACGCGCAGTTGAATTGGCAAAAAAACATAATACAAGATTGCACGTTTTACATATTTCGACAGCAAAAGAAACTGAATTGTTTGTGAATAATCTTCCGTTGGAAAAGAAAAAAATTACCGCTGAAGTATGTGTACATCATCTTTGGTTTTCAGATAAAGATTATGCTGAAAAAGGCAATTTTATTAAATGGAATCCGGCAATAAAAACAGAAAATGATCGTGAAGGTATTTGGCGTGCAGTATTGGAAGACAAGGTAGATATTTTAGCAACTGACCACGCGCCGCATACATTGAAAGAAAAGTCAGAACAATATTTAAATGCGCCTTCTGGTGGTCCGCTGGTTCAGCATGCGCTGATTGCTCTTTTTGAAAAAGTAAAAGAAGGAAAAATTACAGCAGAAAAACTGGTAGAAAAAATTGCGCACGCACCTGCAAAGTGCTTTAATATTGTTGATAGAGGCTTTATTCGTGAAGGATACTTTGCTGATTTAGTGATTATAAACCCCGCCGCAAATACAGCGGTTACTAAAGAGCATGTTTTGTCAAAATGTGGTTGGTCTCCGTTTGAAGGCACTACGTTTAGTCATCAGATTGAATCAACCTTTGTTAACGGGGCGCTTGTTTATCACCACGGGAATTTAATTGAGCATCAGGCCGCCGAAAGGTTGCGATTTAATCAAAACTAA
- a CDS encoding DUF4296 domain-containing protein, with translation MKSYRLYILIFVLISCSVDEETAPPTNIIASEKMVGLMIDLQILESYFEQNYQQPERYKKSLDSSSELVFAHYEVSRADFDSSYTWYASKPDLIYKLYEAALDSVNFKLSTSAVSTRKVE, from the coding sequence ATGAAGTCATACAGGCTGTATATCTTGATTTTTGTTCTCATCTCGTGTTCGGTAGATGAAGAGACAGCACCGCCCACTAACATTATTGCTTCTGAAAAAATGGTGGGACTGATGATAGATTTACAAATACTTGAATCATATTTTGAGCAGAATTATCAGCAACCTGAACGGTATAAAAAATCTCTTGATTCATCCAGTGAATTAGTTTTTGCCCATTACGAAGTTTCTCGCGCTGATTTTGACTCGAGCTATACTTGGTATGCATCAAAACCTGATTTAATTTATAAACTCTATGAAGCGGCGTTGGATAGTGTAAATTTCAAACTTAGCACAAGTGCTGTTTCAACAAGAAAAGTTGAATAG
- a CDS encoding VWA domain-containing protein — MFLDFFLLLRNQGIPVSLKEYLDLLELLQRGVIEKSVDKFYFICKSSLVKNEKYLDRFDQLFGLYFKGIETIPDEEIYGIPEAWMKQNGERFFSKEEMERIKSLGGLDQLLERMKELLKEQKERHQGGGKWIGTGGVSPFGAYGYNPEGIRIGQHESRHRRAVKVWDKREFKNLQEDAELETRNMKMVLKKLRVLTREGQDEELDLKQTIRKTSENAGMLNLQMVPKRRNNVKILLLFDIGGSMDDHITLCSQLFSAARYEFKTMSFYYFHNCVYENLWTSNHRRQQNLVSTFDILHKYNSDYKLILVGDASMSPYELVSQYGSVEHYNEETGITWLDRLKKQFPSFVWLNPVPEHEWKYTQSIGIVEKFTEQRMFPLTVAGIGKAIEKLKNG; from the coding sequence ATGTTTCTTGATTTTTTTCTATTACTAAGAAATCAAGGTATACCCGTCAGCTTAAAAGAGTATCTTGATTTACTGGAATTACTTCAACGTGGAGTAATAGAAAAAAGTGTGGACAAGTTCTATTTCATCTGTAAATCAAGTCTGGTTAAAAATGAAAAATATCTTGATCGTTTTGATCAACTATTTGGCTTATATTTTAAAGGCATTGAAACGATACCTGATGAAGAGATATATGGAATTCCCGAAGCTTGGATGAAACAAAACGGTGAACGGTTTTTTAGCAAAGAAGAGATGGAGCGCATCAAATCACTTGGTGGGCTTGATCAATTGCTTGAGCGCATGAAAGAGTTGCTAAAAGAGCAAAAAGAGCGTCATCAGGGAGGAGGAAAATGGATCGGCACAGGAGGGGTATCTCCTTTTGGCGCATATGGTTATAACCCCGAAGGTATACGCATTGGACAACATGAAAGTCGCCACCGCCGCGCTGTGAAAGTATGGGACAAACGCGAATTCAAAAATCTGCAGGAAGATGCCGAACTAGAAACCAGAAACATGAAAATGGTTTTGAAAAAATTACGTGTTCTCACGCGTGAAGGGCAAGATGAAGAACTTGATTTAAAACAAACCATCCGTAAAACATCTGAAAACGCAGGCATGCTAAATTTACAGATGGTGCCCAAGCGAAGGAACAATGTGAAAATACTACTGCTGTTTGATATTGGCGGTTCCATGGATGATCACATCACCTTATGCTCACAACTTTTTTCAGCCGCGCGATACGAATTTAAAACTATGAGTTTTTACTATTTCCACAATTGCGTTTATGAAAATTTATGGACCAGCAATCACCGGCGCCAGCAAAATCTGGTCTCAACATTTGACATACTTCACAAATACAACAGTGATTATAAACTTATATTGGTGGGCGATGCATCTATGTCACCATACGAACTGGTTTCACAATATGGCAGTGTTGAACATTACAATGAAGAAACCGGTATTACCTGGTTAGACAGATTGAAGAAACAATTTCCATCCTTTGTATGGTTAAATCCTGTGCCTGAGCATGAATGGAAATACACCCAATCCATTGGAATAGTGGAAAAATTTACTGAACAACGCATGTTCCCACTAACTGTGGCCGGCATTGGTAAAGCAATTGAAAAACTGAAGAACGGGTGA